One window of Novipirellula aureliae genomic DNA carries:
- a CDS encoding GNAT family N-acetyltransferase, which produces MGLTYFKRFRMELDLAKLIVDHSLCPAGYELVPFREDLLREHAAAKYRSFREELDANVFPCLAQRDGCLRLMREISDRIGFVPEATWLIRYRPVPGARPEAIGTIQGIQFEGWGAIQNVGVVPEHRGKGLGSILLMHAAKGFRSVGLLKMHLEVTTDNTAAVRLYERLGFRRAEVVYKAAEVAGV; this is translated from the coding sequence ATGGGGTTAACCTATTTTAAGCGATTTCGAATGGAGCTCGATCTGGCGAAGCTAATCGTCGACCACTCCCTCTGCCCGGCTGGATACGAATTGGTCCCCTTCCGCGAGGATTTGCTTCGTGAACATGCAGCGGCCAAGTACCGCAGTTTTCGTGAAGAACTCGATGCGAACGTGTTCCCTTGCCTGGCTCAGCGTGATGGGTGCTTGCGGTTGATGCGTGAAATATCGGACCGCATCGGCTTCGTCCCCGAAGCCACTTGGTTGATCCGTTACCGCCCCGTTCCCGGAGCACGTCCCGAAGCGATCGGCACCATCCAAGGAATTCAATTCGAAGGTTGGGGAGCGATCCAAAACGTTGGTGTCGTCCCGGAACATCGTGGCAAAGGATTGGGCTCGATTTTGCTGATGCACGCGGCCAAAGGTTTTCGTTCCGTGGGCCTGCTAAAGATGCATCTCGAGGTGACAACCGACAACACCGCTGCAGTCCGGCTCTATGAGCGGCTCGGCTTCCGTCGTGCCGAAGTCGTCTACAAAGCGGCCGAAGTTGCCGGAGTGTAG
- the miaA gene encoding tRNA (adenosine(37)-N6)-dimethylallyltransferase MiaA, with the protein MQHPSNQTYTSLAGRIMVVTGPTASGKSSIAMCLAEQINGEILSLDSIAVYRGMDIGTAKATIEDQQRVPHHLIDLVSPSKTFSVACYLKQAHAVVEQLEARGKIPIFVGGTPMFLKAILRGFDPGPPADEAFRRLVEQDVDRYGTEALHKRLQQVDPLAAHRIDPADARRMIRALEVAHQTGQPLSHRQVQFDEPIDAARGRVFWIAWDRKQLHQRINERVERMFQDGLVDEVKALLQLEPPLSKTAAQAVGYRELIACLETGGEINEAKEQIAIHTRQLAKRQESWLRSFSEIDRIEVNESISSNEIANIIHTRFLSS; encoded by the coding sequence ATGCAGCATCCATCAAATCAAACCTATACGTCCCTTGCCGGTCGCATCATGGTCGTGACGGGCCCAACGGCGTCGGGTAAGAGTTCGATTGCGATGTGCTTGGCGGAACAGATCAACGGCGAAATCTTGTCGCTCGATTCGATCGCAGTCTATCGTGGGATGGACATTGGCACGGCAAAAGCGACCATCGAGGACCAGCAGCGTGTCCCGCACCATTTGATTGATTTGGTCTCCCCCAGCAAGACGTTTAGTGTTGCTTGTTATCTGAAACAGGCTCACGCGGTAGTCGAGCAACTCGAAGCACGCGGCAAAATACCCATCTTTGTTGGCGGTACGCCAATGTTTTTAAAGGCGATCCTTAGGGGGTTTGATCCAGGTCCGCCTGCGGACGAGGCGTTTCGCCGATTGGTCGAACAAGATGTCGATCGTTACGGCACCGAAGCGTTGCACAAGCGGCTACAGCAAGTCGACCCATTAGCTGCCCATCGCATCGATCCTGCAGATGCACGGCGAATGATCCGCGCCCTTGAAGTGGCTCACCAAACGGGTCAGCCCCTTAGCCATCGACAAGTCCAATTCGACGAACCGATCGATGCAGCTCGAGGCCGTGTGTTTTGGATTGCTTGGGATCGCAAGCAATTGCATCAGAGAATTAACGAACGAGTCGAACGGATGTTTCAAGACGGTTTAGTCGATGAAGTCAAAGCACTGCTGCAGCTTGAGCCACCCCTTTCTAAAACAGCCGCACAGGCGGTCGGTTATCGCGAATTGATCGCATGTTTGGAAACGGGTGGCGAGATCAACGAAGCGAAAGAGCAAATCGCTATCCACACCCGGCAGTTAGCGAAACGACAAGAATCATGGCTACGCTCGTTTAGTGAAATTGACAGAATCGAGGTCAATGAATCGATAAGTTCGAACGAGATCGCTAATATCATCCACACGCGTTTTTTGTCAAGCTAG
- a CDS encoding RNA-binding S4 domain-containing protein — translation MSADPIDNEPAPILRLDDFLKCRGMVFTGGEAKVRIQAGEVCLNGEVETRRRKQITIGDVVDIGGETLIVNQTDFFDFDG, via the coding sequence ATGTCTGCTGATCCGATCGATAACGAGCCTGCTCCGATCCTCCGCTTGGATGATTTTCTAAAGTGCCGAGGCATGGTGTTTACCGGGGGCGAAGCAAAAGTTCGAATCCAAGCGGGGGAGGTCTGCCTTAACGGAGAGGTAGAAACACGCCGCCGAAAGCAGATAACGATTGGCGACGTCGTCGATATTGGCGGCGAGACGCTAATTGTCAACCAGACCGACTTTTTCGATTTTGACGGCTGA
- a CDS encoding endonuclease/exonuclease/phosphatase family protein, with protein MHNLKQSFRCFGCLLIFAPLSSILSVGISAAEPEELSVMTWNLEWFFDDLSGDNYSELAKEKAAPDRTLWAWKRDAVAKSIAKAKPTIVAVQEIENRRVLWYLTRALDRDFSSQYEELCLEGGDHFTEQDVGLLYRKPADLILQTLFNRSLATQKDDAYFDVSKHIMAVFEFPLGNDKVERVTLLNVHLRARAEAMPLRIRQARLLQQWIGGTIRSGQAVILLGDLNTEETGDRMKPNSDMGVATGLETKTKDDDLVDLHRFLDRKSGQTHMITGKQFDRIMVSRSLIEDTPRIPDLVFKSIRIHPELNIQASPDDPEKHWEGYWEIPSSERDISDHYPVIATFEVK; from the coding sequence TTGCACAACCTGAAACAGAGCTTTCGATGCTTCGGTTGCCTCTTGATCTTTGCGCCGCTGAGCAGCATCTTGTCGGTTGGCATATCGGCGGCCGAGCCAGAAGAATTATCCGTGATGACATGGAACTTGGAATGGTTTTTTGACGATTTATCGGGTGACAATTACAGCGAATTGGCTAAGGAAAAAGCGGCGCCCGACCGAACCCTTTGGGCTTGGAAGCGTGATGCCGTTGCAAAGAGTATTGCCAAAGCGAAGCCGACGATCGTTGCGGTGCAAGAGATTGAAAATCGCCGCGTGCTGTGGTATTTGACGCGAGCACTTGACCGTGATTTTTCTTCGCAATACGAAGAACTCTGCCTCGAAGGTGGTGACCATTTCACCGAGCAAGATGTCGGCCTCTTGTATCGAAAACCAGCAGATTTGATCTTGCAAACGCTGTTCAACCGATCGCTGGCAACTCAAAAAGACGATGCTTATTTTGACGTATCAAAGCATATTATGGCAGTCTTTGAATTCCCGCTTGGTAACGATAAGGTAGAACGTGTCACCTTGTTGAACGTCCATTTGCGGGCACGTGCCGAAGCGATGCCGCTAAGAATTCGCCAAGCACGTTTACTTCAACAGTGGATTGGCGGAACGATTCGAAGTGGCCAAGCGGTTATCTTGCTCGGTGATCTCAACACGGAAGAAACGGGCGACCGAATGAAGCCCAACAGCGACATGGGGGTTGCTACCGGTTTGGAAACGAAGACCAAGGACGATGATCTCGTTGATTTGCACCGCTTCTTGGACAGAAAATCGGGGCAAACTCATATGATTACGGGAAAACAATTTGATCGTATCATGGTCAGTCGCTCGTTGATCGAAGATACTCCACGGATACCCGATTTGGTTTTCAAATCCATTCGTATCCACCCCGAACTCAATATCCAAGCCTCGCCCGATGATCCCGAGAAGCATTGGGAAGGCTATTGGGAAATACCATCTTCTGAACGCGACATAAGCGATCATTATCCTGTCATCGCCACTTTCGAAGTCAAATAG
- a CDS encoding NAD-dependent epimerase/dehydratase family protein — protein MKKTLFLTGATGFIGSHLVLEAVKQGYRCRCLLRETSNADRLPAELLESGQIELIRADLFTPSTYAKALEEVDAVIHLAGEIHAVDEKRLFRVNVDACGILADACLAASPPPRLICISSLAAAGPAESNQSKRIETDPPRPVSLYGKSKLEGERELMRRADRLPITVLRPGIVYGTGDRGLGELIRSIYRTRLHITIGFRTPPLSFVHVEDFVKVIMASIEKGATLDGHSANGIYFVCDDREFPTYRQLGKQIAAAVGVRILVWPIWRWVGKLSASVIEQVNQKRGKSSLISRDKVREAVVKSWACSSQKARDDLGFAPDRTFEQNIARDMPWYIDNL, from the coding sequence ATGAAAAAGACTTTGTTCCTAACCGGTGCGACCGGATTTATCGGGTCGCATTTGGTTCTCGAAGCCGTCAAGCAAGGATATCGGTGCCGTTGTCTGCTTCGGGAAACCTCCAATGCGGATCGGTTACCGGCCGAATTGCTCGAATCGGGGCAAATCGAATTGATTCGAGCAGATCTATTTACTCCGTCGACCTATGCCAAAGCACTTGAAGAGGTCGACGCTGTCATCCATTTGGCAGGAGAGATTCACGCGGTAGACGAGAAACGACTGTTTCGGGTGAACGTTGACGCCTGTGGCATATTGGCGGATGCGTGCCTAGCTGCCTCACCGCCGCCGCGATTGATTTGCATTTCATCGCTGGCAGCGGCTGGACCTGCTGAATCGAATCAGTCGAAGCGTATCGAGACCGATCCGCCGCGGCCTGTTTCACTCTATGGAAAAAGCAAGCTCGAAGGGGAGCGTGAACTGATGCGTCGTGCCGATCGTCTGCCGATTACCGTGCTGCGGCCTGGGATTGTGTACGGCACAGGGGATCGAGGATTGGGCGAATTGATTCGATCGATCTATCGCACTCGGCTACACATCACGATTGGATTTCGTACTCCGCCGCTATCGTTTGTCCACGTCGAAGACTTTGTGAAAGTCATTATGGCGTCGATCGAAAAAGGGGCGACACTTGATGGTCACTCAGCGAACGGAATTTATTTCGTTTGCGATGATCGCGAATTTCCAACGTATCGCCAGCTCGGCAAACAGATCGCAGCGGCGGTTGGCGTTCGAATCCTCGTTTGGCCGATTTGGCGTTGGGTTGGAAAGCTATCGGCATCCGTGATCGAGCAAGTGAACCAGAAACGAGGCAAGAGCAGTTTGATTAGCCGCGACAAAGTTCGCGAAGCGGTCGTCAAATCATGGGCCTGTTCGAGCCAGAAGGCTCGCGACGATCTCGGCTTTGCACCCGACAGGACGTTCGAGCAAAATATCGCGCGTGACATGCCTTGGTACATCGACAACCTTTGA
- a CDS encoding TRAP transporter large permease — MGTVALILVAVFVLLLVLDVPIAVAIALATFVTVMAEGPDPSIVVAANMANGVNSFALLAIPFFILSGHLMGKGGMASRLIDFAATLVGFLPGGLAYVNTLTCMLFGSISGSAAAAVSSVGGFMIPEMNRKGYNREFNVAVTTTAATTGLLIPPSNIMIVYSVAAGSVSIAAMFMAGVIPGLLTGLFIMLVCGAFAIKNNYPREPRSSFKQILLSFKRAFLSLFLILVVIGGILIGIFTATEAAAIAVVYAFLLSVVFYREIKLKEIPDLLLQTGITTAVVMLLIGASSGMSWIMTMANIPQTVSDALLGLSDNPIVILLTINVLLLCVGTFMDMTPAVLIFTPIFWPVADSLGMHQVHFGIMMIANLCIGLCTPPVGTCLFIGCGVGKTSIAKVTKTMLPFFAAMIAALMVITYVPVVSLWLPVQTKQLKQADVEASTFMRSTSKSELESTDAAG; from the coding sequence ATGGGTACGGTTGCATTGATTCTCGTTGCTGTTTTTGTGCTGCTATTGGTCTTGGACGTACCGATTGCGGTAGCGATAGCACTGGCTACGTTCGTCACGGTTATGGCCGAAGGGCCTGATCCCTCGATCGTTGTCGCTGCCAACATGGCGAACGGAGTCAACAGTTTTGCTCTGCTAGCGATACCGTTTTTCATCCTTTCGGGACACCTGATGGGCAAGGGGGGGATGGCGAGTCGGCTGATTGACTTTGCTGCCACCTTGGTCGGTTTTTTGCCAGGCGGTTTGGCGTACGTCAATACGCTCACCTGCATGTTGTTCGGATCGATCTCCGGCTCCGCAGCGGCTGCGGTATCGTCCGTTGGCGGGTTCATGATTCCCGAGATGAACCGCAAAGGTTACAACCGAGAATTCAATGTCGCTGTGACGACCACCGCTGCGACCACCGGGCTGCTCATCCCGCCGAGCAACATCATGATTGTCTACTCCGTGGCCGCCGGTTCGGTCTCGATTGCGGCCATGTTCATGGCAGGCGTCATACCAGGTCTGTTGACCGGCCTGTTCATCATGCTGGTGTGTGGCGCCTTTGCAATCAAGAATAACTATCCCCGCGAACCGAGGTCCTCGTTTAAACAGATTCTACTAAGCTTCAAACGTGCGTTTTTAAGTCTGTTTCTGATTCTGGTTGTGATCGGTGGTATTCTAATCGGGATTTTCACCGCCACCGAGGCAGCAGCGATTGCGGTTGTCTATGCATTCCTATTGTCAGTGGTGTTCTATCGCGAAATTAAGCTCAAAGAGATTCCGGATTTGCTTCTACAAACCGGAATCACAACCGCCGTGGTGATGCTCTTAATCGGTGCCAGTTCCGGTATGAGTTGGATCATGACGATGGCCAACATCCCACAGACCGTCAGCGACGCACTGCTGGGGCTTTCGGACAATCCGATCGTCATTCTCCTGACCATCAACGTACTGTTGTTGTGCGTTGGCACCTTTATGGACATGACTCCAGCGGTGCTGATCTTTACTCCTATCTTTTGGCCTGTGGCCGATTCATTGGGAATGCACCAAGTCCACTTCGGCATCATGATGATTGCTAACCTGTGCATTGGCCTCTGTACGCCACCGGTCGGAACTTGCTTGTTCATCGGCTGTGGTGTTGGAAAAACCAGCATTGCCAAAGTCACCAAGACCATGTTGCCATTCTTTGCTGCCATGATTGCGGCGCTGATGGTCATTACTTACGTGCCCGTCGTTTCGCTGTGGTTACCCGTACAGACCAAACAGCTCAAACAGGCCGACGTGGAAGCAAGCACCTTTATGAGATCGACCTCGAAAAGCGAACTCGAATCAACGGATGCCGCAGGCTAG
- a CDS encoding coproporphyrinogen-III oxidase family protein: protein MSSTASDKKTNVGSYFISNYPPYSQWTPGELPAVRQALDSPPTEATPLGLYLHIPFCRKRCKFCYFKVFTDVKSAEVQRYVDALCSEISLVSQLEVMGDRPFRFVYFGGGTPSFLAPKQLVKLADRLREHITWDGAEEVTFECEPGTLSETKVKTLREDLGVTRLSLGIENFSDKLLEENGRAHLSKQVFNAWDWISEANFPNVNIDLIAGMVGETWDNWKDNIRRTLELSPESVTIYQMELPFNTVYSKDILGNQTESPVADWQTKRDWVDDAFSEFVKAGYSVSSAYTVVKDPNKVNFSYRDNLWQGADLLATGIASFGHASGVHYQNLPELEPYLSTIESGELPLGRGFVPTEHQRLVREMILLLKRGFLDVSYFQDKFQVDIVDRWRAVWDQYVQEGLVTIDGGTIRLTRQGLLQADGLLPAFFEPEHQGVRYT from the coding sequence ATGTCATCAACCGCAAGCGATAAGAAAACCAACGTTGGTAGTTATTTCATCTCCAACTATCCACCCTACAGCCAGTGGACACCTGGGGAATTGCCTGCGGTTCGCCAAGCTCTCGACAGTCCGCCGACCGAAGCGACTCCGCTCGGTTTGTACTTGCACATTCCATTCTGCCGAAAGCGATGCAAGTTTTGTTACTTCAAAGTTTTCACGGATGTCAAATCGGCGGAAGTTCAACGTTACGTCGATGCACTCTGCAGCGAGATATCGCTGGTAAGTCAATTGGAAGTGATGGGAGATCGTCCGTTTCGCTTCGTCTATTTCGGAGGCGGCACACCGAGTTTCCTCGCTCCAAAGCAACTCGTCAAACTTGCCGATCGGCTAAGGGAGCACATCACTTGGGATGGTGCCGAAGAAGTGACGTTTGAATGCGAACCTGGTACGCTCAGCGAGACGAAGGTAAAAACGCTTCGCGAGGATCTGGGCGTCACGCGGCTCAGCTTAGGGATTGAAAACTTTTCGGATAAACTGCTCGAAGAAAACGGACGCGCTCACTTGAGCAAGCAGGTTTTTAATGCGTGGGATTGGATTAGCGAAGCGAACTTTCCGAACGTCAACATTGACTTGATTGCTGGGATGGTCGGTGAAACATGGGACAATTGGAAAGACAACATCCGACGCACCCTTGAGCTTTCCCCCGAAAGTGTCACGATCTATCAGATGGAATTGCCTTTTAACACGGTCTACAGCAAAGATATTTTGGGCAATCAAACGGAAAGTCCTGTCGCCGATTGGCAAACGAAACGCGATTGGGTCGATGATGCGTTTAGTGAATTTGTGAAAGCGGGGTACAGCGTTAGCAGTGCCTACACGGTCGTAAAAGATCCTAACAAGGTAAACTTTTCCTATCGTGACAATTTGTGGCAAGGAGCGGATTTGCTGGCGACCGGTATCGCTAGTTTTGGTCATGCCAGCGGCGTGCACTACCAAAATTTACCGGAGCTAGAACCTTACTTGTCAACGATCGAATCGGGCGAATTGCCTCTCGGACGTGGTTTCGTTCCGACGGAACATCAGCGTTTAGTCCGGGAGATGATACTACTTTTGAAACGAGGCTTTCTGGATGTCAGCTATTTCCAAGATAAGTTCCAAGTCGATATTGTTGACCGCTGGCGAGCGGTGTGGGACCAATACGTTCAGGAAGGCTTGGTGACGATTGATGGTGGGACGATTCGATTAACGCGACAAGGATTGCTGCAAGCCGATGGGCTACTACCCGCGTTCTTCGAACCCGAGCATCAAGGGGTCCGCTATACGTAG
- a CDS encoding fused MFS/spermidine synthase: MTNVNPSQTARSGQSGLPMLWFAATTLLGAFLVFQVQPVISKCVLPWFGGTPAVWTTCMLFFQLLLFAGYFYAHVLKTYFRPAIQGSIHLVLLGSAALALPIEPSEVWKPTGSESPTTFLLWMLLCHVGLPYFVLSSTGPLIQAWLSYQDSSDRVYRLYALSNAGSLIALLSYPFVVEPFLSVSNQSVVWSLLFCGFVLVQGAVAIGLLRKPGRCTRDSDGGHCEESKSVEIIWSVRLLWLVLPALASTLLLVVTNHVCQDVAVIPFLWVLPLSLYLLSFIICFDSPAWYKPKWIAGLTMVAIVVIAVKGAFPESFPLLVEATCYMILLLGFCLLCHGEVARLKPPAKYLTQYYALLSAGGAIGGMVVAIVCPLVFNSFAELPLSLSIASGVAFFIFFACQRWNVAEYDWDAAWNAKYFGIALMVAPIAIAKFAEQDQTIASDRNFFGVLRVLETPQGIQLVHGSTVHGMQLPGDVACEPTTYYGRKSGVGRVLTAIQQDSSGKKIGVVGLGCGVLAAYGREQDEFDMLEINPAVLQIASEHFRFMEMCPSTIRHHLGDGRLLLEKLDKTKFDLLVLDAFSSDAIPAHLLTTEAFTLYRSRLAENGVLAVHVSNKHLDLAPLVHRLANESGLESRMIRAKGDDSIGTTSSTWMILAAPDIAFWQDEAIVSGQTATSEQLQHAPLWTDQHHNLVSVLRLW, from the coding sequence ATGACCAACGTAAATCCCTCACAGACCGCACGATCCGGCCAATCGGGACTGCCGATGCTGTGGTTCGCTGCCACGACGCTGCTCGGCGCGTTTTTGGTGTTTCAAGTTCAGCCGGTCATTAGTAAATGCGTTTTGCCGTGGTTCGGTGGCACGCCAGCGGTTTGGACGACTTGCATGCTGTTTTTTCAACTTTTGCTTTTCGCAGGTTACTTCTATGCGCATGTATTGAAGACATATTTCAGACCCGCCATCCAAGGTTCGATCCACCTCGTCTTGCTTGGATCCGCCGCCTTGGCATTGCCGATCGAGCCGTCCGAAGTATGGAAGCCGACGGGTAGCGAATCGCCGACGACCTTCCTGTTGTGGATGCTGCTTTGCCATGTTGGATTACCCTACTTCGTACTTTCGAGTACTGGTCCATTGATTCAAGCTTGGCTCAGCTACCAAGATTCGAGTGACCGCGTCTATCGGCTCTATGCTCTGTCCAACGCTGGGTCGCTCATCGCGCTGCTGAGCTACCCATTTGTGGTTGAGCCATTTTTATCGGTTTCGAATCAGTCGGTCGTTTGGTCGTTACTGTTTTGTGGTTTCGTGCTCGTTCAAGGTGCTGTCGCCATCGGTCTATTGCGAAAGCCAGGCCGCTGTACTCGAGACTCCGATGGAGGGCATTGTGAAGAATCAAAATCGGTAGAAATCATCTGGTCGGTTCGCTTGCTCTGGTTGGTGCTTCCTGCACTTGCATCGACCCTGCTCTTGGTCGTTACGAATCATGTTTGCCAGGACGTTGCCGTGATCCCATTTTTGTGGGTGTTGCCGTTAAGTTTGTATCTATTGAGTTTCATCATCTGTTTCGATTCGCCGGCTTGGTACAAACCAAAATGGATTGCCGGTCTGACGATGGTTGCGATCGTTGTTATTGCCGTCAAAGGTGCGTTCCCCGAATCGTTCCCGTTGCTTGTGGAAGCGACATGCTACATGATTCTGCTACTAGGATTCTGTTTGCTTTGCCATGGTGAAGTCGCTCGGCTCAAACCACCCGCAAAGTATTTGACACAGTATTACGCATTACTTTCGGCAGGCGGAGCGATCGGCGGCATGGTCGTCGCGATCGTCTGCCCGCTCGTATTCAATAGTTTTGCAGAATTGCCGCTTTCGCTATCAATCGCGTCCGGGGTTGCGTTTTTTATCTTTTTTGCATGTCAGCGATGGAACGTCGCGGAGTACGATTGGGACGCCGCATGGAACGCGAAATACTTTGGGATCGCGTTGATGGTCGCACCGATTGCGATCGCTAAATTCGCGGAACAAGACCAAACGATCGCGTCGGATCGAAACTTCTTTGGTGTATTACGCGTGCTGGAGACTCCCCAAGGCATTCAGCTTGTTCACGGAAGTACCGTCCATGGGATGCAGCTTCCGGGTGACGTTGCATGTGAGCCAACGACGTACTATGGCCGAAAAAGTGGTGTGGGGCGAGTCCTCACAGCCATACAGCAAGACTCGAGCGGCAAGAAAATCGGTGTCGTGGGACTCGGCTGTGGAGTGCTAGCTGCATACGGACGCGAGCAAGATGAGTTTGATATGTTGGAAATCAATCCTGCAGTGCTACAGATTGCCTCGGAGCACTTTCGATTTATGGAGATGTGTCCTTCGACGATTCGGCATCACCTTGGCGACGGCCGATTGCTACTGGAAAAACTGGATAAAACCAAGTTTGACCTCCTCGTTCTTGATGCATTCAGCAGTGATGCGATTCCCGCTCATCTATTGACGACCGAGGCTTTCACGTTGTACCGAAGCAGGCTCGCGGAAAACGGCGTATTGGCCGTTCATGTATCGAACAAGCATCTCGACTTAGCGCCTTTGGTCCATCGGTTGGCCAATGAATCGGGGCTTGAAAGTCGAATGATTCGTGCCAAGGGGGATGACTCCATTGGAACCACTTCCTCGACATGGATGATTCTAGCCGCACCCGATATAGCATTCTGGCAAGATGAAGCAATCGTCAGCGGTCAAACGGCCACATCGGAGCAGCTACAGCATGCTCCCTTGTGGACCGATCAACATCACAACCTCGTCAGTGTCCTGCGTCTATGGTAG
- a CDS encoding TRAP transporter small permease has protein sequence MMRTGLIRFMKWMTSALNAILIIAVALLVIDVVWGVFTRYVMGEQAKWTEELARFLLVWVTLLGGAVAFGTKGHLGVDYFVGKLHPDARKLIAIVVHLIVIFFAVAIFLYGGTRVVFDALAMEQTTPALGWKMGHVYLALPIAGFFMVLFTIENLIESLATPADEMHEADSAGELD, from the coding sequence ATGATGCGAACGGGGTTGATTCGATTTATGAAATGGATGACTTCCGCATTGAATGCGATTCTCATCATCGCGGTGGCTCTACTTGTCATTGATGTCGTTTGGGGAGTGTTCACTCGCTATGTGATGGGTGAGCAGGCCAAGTGGACCGAAGAACTAGCGCGGTTTCTGTTGGTTTGGGTGACACTGCTCGGCGGTGCGGTCGCCTTCGGAACCAAGGGACACCTGGGCGTCGACTATTTCGTCGGCAAGCTGCATCCGGACGCAAGAAAACTAATCGCCATCGTCGTGCACCTGATCGTGATCTTCTTTGCGGTTGCCATATTTCTCTACGGCGGAACTCGTGTCGTCTTCGATGCCTTGGCGATGGAACAGACGACGCCCGCATTGGGGTGGAAGATGGGGCATGTCTATCTAGCACTTCCCATCGCCGGATTCTTCATGGTGCTATTCACGATTGAAAACCTAATCGAATCACTGGCCACGCCAGCGGACGAAATGCATGAGGCGGACTCCGCCGGGGAGCTAGACTAA
- a CDS encoding tetratricopeptide repeat protein, which yields MASMNPFSRSPVATDPATGPASPSVTESIASTTSNAGKSIEAMGASAKTAFGKTSDAFAGVFRRDKTDEINEISDTDPLKLTDKPADVGPDVFVANGQLWESTGNFTKAMESYNKALERDPKDVPTLTSIARLNFRQGNHPEAVTYFQRAIQESPKDAALYNDLGLTLSKTGDHAQAAQMLTQALELSPGTSRYANNLASIRFEAGDKQGAFKVLQDNNKPAVAHFNMAYLHYSKGQMADSRGHLAEAMKYEAQASTDAAVRRAVDRSREMIAQIDASGNGSGIANIAQATPAAQAPMQNPQAVAQVQATQPAPGATGVAGQAVGYPMTNPTANQVPAATAGYRPGTTAWAPAMASITKPNPTSTQNPPTTPNDVTAPAGPAAVVAGTPDWGHGTWAQKAAANPAPATPATPALPAPPTYTAPTTTLPTSAAPATDTSTAEPFALPNGFTMPSM from the coding sequence ATGGCATCGATGAACCCGTTTTCTCGCTCGCCCGTTGCTACGGATCCAGCAACTGGACCGGCGAGTCCTTCGGTAACCGAATCGATCGCATCGACCACCAGCAATGCTGGCAAATCGATCGAAGCAATGGGCGCCTCTGCGAAAACGGCTTTCGGTAAGACGAGCGATGCCTTCGCTGGCGTCTTCCGCCGCGACAAAACGGATGAGATCAACGAAATCTCCGATACCGACCCGCTAAAATTGACCGACAAACCTGCCGATGTTGGCCCTGATGTGTTTGTCGCAAACGGACAACTTTGGGAATCGACTGGAAACTTCACAAAGGCAATGGAAAGCTATAACAAGGCTTTAGAGAGAGATCCAAAAGATGTTCCAACGCTGACCAGCATTGCGAGATTGAATTTCCGTCAAGGAAATCATCCTGAAGCCGTCACGTATTTTCAGCGAGCGATTCAGGAATCTCCCAAAGACGCTGCACTTTACAATGATCTTGGTTTAACATTAAGCAAGACAGGCGATCATGCTCAAGCGGCTCAAATGCTAACCCAAGCATTGGAGTTGTCGCCTGGCACCTCTCGGTATGCAAACAATCTAGCAAGCATCCGATTCGAAGCGGGTGACAAACAGGGTGCATTCAAAGTATTGCAAGATAATAACAAGCCTGCGGTCGCCCATTTCAACATGGCATACTTGCACTATAGCAAAGGCCAAATGGCTGACTCGCGTGGGCATTTAGCGGAAGCGATGAAGTATGAAGCGCAAGCCAGCACCGATGCTGCTGTCCGCCGTGCTGTCGATCGCTCAAGAGAGATGATCGCTCAAATCGATGCCAGTGGAAACGGTAGTGGCATTGCCAACATTGCCCAAGCAACACCCGCAGCACAAGCACCGATGCAAAATCCACAGGCCGTTGCCCAGGTGCAAGCGACACAGCCCGCTCCAGGAGCAACAGGGGTCGCAGGCCAAGCGGTTGGTTACCCCATGACCAATCCGACCGCAAACCAAGTCCCAGCAGCGACGGCAGGCTATCGTCCTGGCACGACGGCGTGGGCGCCCGCAATGGCGTCGATCACGAAGCCCAATCCAACATCAACGCAAAACCCTCCGACGACGCCCAACGATGTGACAGCACCCGCTGGACCAGCGGCGGTCGTAGCGGGAACGCCTGACTGGGGGCATGGCACTTGGGCTCAAAAAGCAGCAGCAAATCCAGCACCGGCAACACCGGCAACACCGGCCCTGCCTGCTCCGCCGACCTACACCGCGCCGACAACGACGCTCCCGACTTCGGCAGCACCCGCCACGGACACCTCGACGGCTGAGCCATTTGCCTTGCCAAATGGATTCACGATGCCGTCGATGTAG